Proteins encoded within one genomic window of Planctomycetota bacterium:
- a CDS encoding 4-hydroxy-tetrahydrodipicolinate reductase, with protein sequence MNPLKVAIHGAAGRMGQRLIALGSADKTLRIVAAVDRAGHSQAGSDAGTLAGAGPIGVPLGDKLPEGVDVVIDFSVPAAVLGIVDQCLARKVALVVATTGLEPEQADKVRAAAKTLPILWAPSMSLAVNLAMKLTAVAAEALKDHPTGADVEIIERHHRFKEDSPSGTALKFGEIVRQKMGQGKTAHGREGRPGARPHDEIGYHAVRVGDNPGEHTIIFGLLGETLEIAVRASNRDCYAHGALAAAKFLAGKPAGLYGMNDVLGLG encoded by the coding sequence ATGAACCCTTTGAAAGTTGCCATTCATGGCGCCGCCGGACGAATGGGCCAGCGGCTGATCGCGCTCGGCTCGGCCGACAAGACGCTGCGCATCGTGGCGGCGGTCGATCGCGCCGGCCACTCGCAAGCCGGTAGTGACGCCGGCACGCTCGCCGGCGCCGGCCCGATCGGCGTGCCCCTGGGGGACAAGCTGCCCGAGGGGGTCGACGTGGTGATCGACTTTTCGGTGCCGGCCGCAGTGCTGGGAATTGTCGATCAGTGCTTGGCGCGGAAGGTCGCGTTGGTCGTGGCGACCACGGGCCTCGAACCGGAGCAGGCCGACAAGGTGCGCGCCGCGGCCAAGACGTTGCCAATCCTCTGGGCGCCGAGCATGAGTCTGGCCGTGAATCTGGCCATGAAGCTGACGGCCGTGGCGGCCGAAGCACTGAAGGACCATCCGACCGGCGCTGATGTGGAAATCATCGAGCGGCATCACCGCTTCAAGGAAGATTCCCCTAGCGGCACGGCGCTGAAGTTCGGCGAAATCGTGCGGCAGAAGATGGGCCAGGGCAAAACGGCCCACGGTCGCGAAGGTCGCCCTGGGGCCCGGCCGCATGATGAGATCGGGTATCACGCCGTTCGCGTCGGCGACAATCCCGGCGAGCACACGATCATTTTCGGACTGCTGGGCGAGACGCTCGAAATTGCCGTCCGCGCCAGCAACCGCGATTGCTACGCCCACGGCGCGCTGGCCGCGGCCAAGTTCCTGGCCGGCAAGCCAGCCGGGCTCTACGGCATGAACGACGTGCTAGGGCTGGGCTAG